The Weissella confusa DNA window CGTTGGACGAGTACCCTTGTCACGGTAACTTGAGGCAATTGCAATGGCAATCGCCAAATCAATGGCCGGCTCATCTAATTTTACGCCTCCAGCAGCACGAACGTACGCATCTTGATTTTGCAATAGCAAATTGGCACGCTTTTCCAAGACTGCCATCAACAATGAAATACGATTACGATCGATACCTGAAGCAGTACGTTGCGCATTACCAAAGACAGTTGGCGTCACCAACGCTTGAACTTCAACCAAAATTGGACGTGATCCTTCCATCGCAATCACAACCGCTGAACCACTAGCATCATCTAGACGTTCTTCCAAGAAAAGACCAGATGGGTTGGTCACTTCAGCCAAACCACTCTCGTTCATTTCAAAGACACCCAACTCATTCGTTGAACCGAAACGATTCTTGACGGCACGCAACAAACGGAAACTACGTTGGTTATCACCTTCGAAGTACAACACGGTATCAACCATGTGTTCCAAAATCTTAGGACCAGCGATAGCACCGTCCTTTGTCACGTGACCGACGATGAAGATGGTAATGCCATTCGTCTTGGCAATTTGTAGCAACTCAGCCGTCGTTTCACGGATTTGGGCAACCGATCCAACCGCTGAAGAAACATCAGGTTGTTGCATCGTTTGAATTGAGTCAATGATGACGTAATCTGGCTTCGTTTCGTCAATCGCCTTGCGAATCTGCGTCATATCCGTTTCAGGATAAAGGAAGAAATCGGCATCCCCCTTCACACCCAAACGTTCAGCTCGCAGCTTGATTTGTGACGCACTTTCTTCACCAGCGACGTACAAAATCGTGCCACCATGGTTTGCCAATTGACTTGAAACTTGTAGCAGCAATGTTGACTTACCAATTCCAGGATCACCACCGATTAGCACCATTGAACCAGGTACGACACCACCACCTAAGACACGGTTGAATTCATCAATCGACGTGTCGACACGTGGCGTTTCTTCGATGCTAACCTCGCCCAAACGTTCAACGCGAGCGATTTGACCAGCCAAGTTAACGCGTGACTTACGGTCTGCCTTTTCTGGTTGTACAACTTCTTCAACGAACGTGCCCCAGGCCCCACAGTTAGCGCATCGTCCCATATAGCGTTGTGATACATATCCACAATTCGAACATACAAATTGTGTTTTCGTTTTAGCCATAGCCTACACCTCTCTAATTAACGCCGGAGCTACCAAAACCTCCCGTGCGTTCTTTTTTCTCTTGCAACTTATCATTATCTGTTACTAGGAATGGCATAAAGATACCTTGACCGATGCGTTCGCCCTTTTTGATGTGAACATCGCGCAATCCCCAGTTAGTCATTTGGATAAAAATTTCACCTTCATTTTTATCATTATCAACGTAATCGGCATCAATAATGCCCACACCGTTTGGCAAAATCATGCCACGCTTTAGTGGGCTTGATGAACGATTCGCAATCATTAAGTACTCGTTTTCGCCCATGTAGGCTTTAATGCCCGTCGGTACTAGGAGGGGCTTTAGAACCGCGTTTGCTTCCTCATAGTCAGTCGCCGTCAATTCTTGCTTCGTCGCCAAATGCACCAAAATTTTGACAAATGGCAACTTCCAAATTGATGGTAAAACAAAATCCTCTGCCGCTTCAAAATCATAACCGGCTGCACGGCGTGTTGCACGCTGTGGCAAATTCAAATTGGCATCAGCATATTTTTTAACTACTGCAAATCCACGTTCCATATAGTTTGCCCCCATTTTATTAAAACTATCTCAAGTATAACGAAAAATGACTCAAATTAAAAAGCACACCGGCCTAAAACCGCGTGCTTTCAAATAAGTCTTAACCTTTTGCCTGAATTTTCTGATACTCAGGATTCATAAAGAACGCCTTTCGGGCATATGAACAAACTGGGCGCAATGTCACCCCGGCTTCTTCAGCCATCGAAACAACCTCCGCTAACATTTGTCCCGCAATTCCCTGTCCGCGTAAACTTGGATTTACATACGTGTGATCAATCGACCATGTTTGGCCATCGTTAATTTCGGGAAACAAGATTTCAGCATCTAGTTCCCCATCAGTCTCGTGAAATAGTCGACCCGGTTCCTTCGTAAATTCCATTGTCATCCCCCTATTAACGTACTGACAACACCATATCAGGCTGCCAATTATAATCAATCGTGCGCTGTACAACTTTCCCCGTCATCAAGTCAGCCGTGATATATCGGCCACCTCCAATGTAAATACCCACACTGGTTGGCATCATTTTACCACCCCAGACTAACATATCCCCTAGAATTGCTTGATCAGCCGGCACTTCATTGAAAATATTGATTTGCTTGGTGATATCACCAGGCAAAGACAAGCCATACACATGATTATAGAAATAAATGTTTAACCCGGTTGCATCAAAACCAGTCGCCAGATTAATCCCCCCGTTTTGGTATGGCACACCGACAACGCGGTTAATCACCGGCCAGAAGTTTTGGCGCAACTTATCCATAATCATTTCCATCAATGTCTGCTGAACGCGTGCCCCCTGCATACGTTGTGCAAAGAAAGAATTTGTGATGCGGAACAACGTTTCCTCGCCCGGCATGGCAAATTGCAATTCAGCATCTACTTTACCCATGTCATTTAGGTGTCTAACGTTTGTCTCTGAAATTTCGTATGGCATAACTAACCTCTCGTTTTACAAAAAAAGAGCCCCAAAAGAGCTCTTTTAACCTGTTTACTTGTGGATGAACAAGTGACCAGCAGGTGAAATCGTACGTTGGTGGTACAACATTCCTGGGGCGTAGTTACCTTCAGAAATCGTAATTGTACCGTCGGCGTTAACTGATTCTACGACACCAACGTGACCGTAGACTGAAACACCACCAACACCTGGCGTAAACCAGATAACAGATCCTGCGCTTGGCGTTGAATCAACGTGGTGACCGGCGTTAACAGCTGACGTTGTCCAGTCAGCTGCGTTACCCCACCAGTTACCAACCCAGTCCAAGTGACCCTTGGCGTACCACGTGCATTGTCCGTATGGGTATGTGTTGTTTGTCGTTGAAACAGAGCCTGAGTTTGTGTAGTCGTTGTTGTTCGCTTCATCATTGTTTTGTGAAGCTGATGCGTTGTTATCAGTGTTTGCTGATGACGCATCACCTGACACACGCAAGATGTCGCCTGGGTGAATCATTGACGTTGCTTGCAAACCGTTCAAGTTCAACAAGTCAGTCAAAGACATACCGTGGCTGTTTGCGATGGCCCACAATGAGTCTCCTGCCTTAACCGTGTATTGGCCGTTTGAAGCAGGTGCTTGCGTGTTTGCTGAAGAGTCAGCTTGGCTATCGTTTGACGTTTGGTTGTTATTGTCAGCAGCTGGTTGACCAGACAACTTCAACGTATCACCTGGGTGAATTGTTGATGACATTTGCAAACCATTCAATGAAAGCAATTCTGAAAGATTCATACCGTGGTTGTTCGCAATGGCCCACAATGAGTCCCCTGCCTTAACCGTGTACGTTCCCGTTGCTGCTGGGTTCGCTGCGTTGTTGTTGGCATTGTTTGATGCTGCGTTGTTGTTGTTTGAGCCAGGCAATTGCAATTGTTGACCAACAAAGATCATGTTGGCATTTGACAAGCCGTTAGCTGAAACCAAATCTGCAACCGTCGTGTTGTGAGCCGCAGCTAGTGCGTACAACGTATCCCCCGCCTTAACCGTGATTGAGTCAGCTGATACAGCAACCGCTGATCCAGCCAACGTCGCTGCGGCACCGGCCGTAACTAGTAATGTATTCTTTACAGATGCATTCATTCGTTCATACTCCCTTGCATTAAGTACCGTTCGTCTTTTTAGACTTTTAATAATTTCTTTACTTTTAGTACATCAACTATTGTACGTGAAAGAAGTTGCATTCAAATGCATTTATTGTTGCCTTATTATGACTTTTGTTACATTTTCTTTACATGTTCACAATTAGAATCAAAGCCTTATATAAAGGGCTTAACAGCTTCTTAGTCAACTTAAAATTTTCTAATTTCGCGAAAAAACTGTTAGGTGTGACACCTTTGAAACATAAATGAAATATACAGTCCAGACGCCTTGTTCTCACCGGTTTCACAATTCCATTTTGCCTGTTACACATATAACAAAAAAGACTTGGTTTTCACCAAGCCTTTCATTATTGTTATTAAAATACAATCGCTAGCTTACCATTTACGGCCCCAGCAGCAACCTTTTCCTGCGCAGCGAGAATATTTTCTGCTGTCATGCCATTCATCGTTTCCGTCAACGTTGAACGGAGCGTTCCCTTGTCTGCCAATTGCGCAGCTAGTGCCAACGCATCACCTTGTGACGCCATATCAACATTGTAGCTAGCCTTTGCGAACATGAACTCCCAGTCCAATGAAGCTGCTTTATTCTTAATCAACCCAACTGGCATTGGGTCAACTGACTCAACAATCGCCCCGATGTGTCCAAATGCCCCGATAAGCTCAGCTGCTTGTTCAAAGTGTGGCTCTGGTGCGTGCAAAATGGCAATGTAAGGCACTGTATCAAAGCCCAACATGTGCATCTCAGCAACATAATCATCGCGGTGGTTAACCACATAATCTGCACCAAGGGACTTTACCCATGTCACCGTTTCTTCGCGTGACGCTGAGGCAATCACGGTCATGCCCATCCACTTGGCCAATTGAATCATGATTGATCCAACACCACCAGCACCGTTAATCACAAGCAACGCCTTACCTGAGGCAGCGTTCTCAGCCACCTCAAGGCCAAACTTATCTGCAAGTAGCTCGTATGCTGTTAGGAAAGTCAAAGGCAATGCAGCGGCTTCTGCATCAGACATCTTTTCAGGTGCCAATGCCGCCAAATCCTCATTAACCGCTTGGAACGTCGCATTAGACCCAACACGACCCAATTGTCCGGCATAGAAAATGCGGTCACCCACCTTAAACTTCGTTGCCTTTTCACCCACAGCAACCACTTCACCAACTGCATCGAAACCAAGTACGCGTGTTGCATTGCTTGTAACGGCAGCATCACGTTGCTTGGCGTCAACTGGGTTAACCGCAACCGCAGCCACCTTGACCAGTACATCCTTCTCGGCCAATTCTGGCACTGGAATATTCATTACAGCCAACGGTGCGTTTTCATTAGCCGTCGTAACGACAGCATCCATAAATTCAGTCATGATTTCTCTCTTTGCTCCCAATATAAAATTCACTCACCGTCTATTTTACGCTACAACACAGAAAAAGACAGATGCTAGTCGCATCTGTCTAACATTCAACTAATCCTTCTTGCTACCTTCAGCTGCGTGAATCGCATCATCTAGGCCATTCATATCAAGGCTGTGTTCACGAAAGGCTTTGTTTTCAATTGGCAAATGCAATTCGTAATCAGCGAAGATTGTGAGCTCACCTGACAATTCCTTGGCGTTAAATTCCAAGACGTGGCCACCAAACTCGCGATCATCACTTAGGAAGTGCACGTGCCATCCAGCGGCAACCACACCATGATACAACTCTGGTGAGTAGTAGCCGACAAGCGTACCAGACACATTGTCACGGTCAAACACCGGTTGATTTTCTGATAGCTCAAGCAATGACGGAAACGGCTCAGATGCCTTTGGTGCCACACGAACCTTCACGTGTTCAAAATCACCACGCAAGACAATGGCTGAAAAGTTGTTGGCCAATTTACGCTCATCAATCACGTTAATGTGATCCATATCAACGTTTTGCAACGTCACGGTTTCAGTTGCATCGTTATTGTTGTGCACCGTTGCAAATGGAATCATCGCATCCATATCTGTGATGTGATTAACCTTTCCCGTTTGGTCAGCTTGATAAACTTCACCATCGAGGATGATGACTTCACCATCGACACCGTGCAACGTACCAATTCCCGTGTCACCATGCTCAAGCAAATCCCCAGCACGCATCGTACCGCCCAAAAGACCGGCCATAAGTGCTGCTAATGTACTGTGTTGAAAAACGACTGCCATTGTATCCTCCTTATTTTGCAAAAAAGGTGCCCAAGCGGACACCTTTTCGACGATTAAATTTCTGATTCAATCAATTGTGACATCAATTCGTAGTTGTGTGAGTAATCAACAGGAACTTCCACAACAACTGGTCCTTCAGTCGCAAATGCTTCATCCAAAACAGCATCCAATTGGTCAGGCGTGTCAACACGCAATCCCTTGGCACCAGCTGCTTCAGCAAACTTCACGATGTCGATATCCGCAATCTTAACACCAGCTGACTTACCGTCGTACTTCATTTCTTCTTGGAACTTAACCATGTCATAGTGGTGGTTATCTTGCCAAACAATGTGAACCGTGTTCAAGTTCATTTGTACGGCCGTAGCCAACTCAACACCAGAGAAGAAGAATCCACCGTCTCCTGAAACAGACACAGCCTTAGCGTTAGGACGAACCATTGCGGCAACCATGGCCCATGGCAATCCAACACCAAGCGTTTGCATACCGTTTGAGATCAAGAAGTGACGTGGCACGTATGACTTAAAGTGACGTCCCAACCACAAGTAGTGTGATCCAATATCTGACGTCAACGTCATCTCATCCGTCATGTGGTTTTGCAATGACTTGATAACGTTCAATGGGTGGTTCAAACCGGCATCAGCTGGCGTGTACTTTGGCTCGTCTGCGGCGCGCAAAGCAGCCTTCAACTCAGCCAACTTGTTTTGTGAGGCAACTGGCAACTCGTAACCAGCAACCTTATCCTTCAAAACTGACAACGTATCAGCCAAGGCACCAACCAATTGACGCTCTGGCGTGAAGTTATTATCAATTTGAACAGCTGCCGTATCCAAAGCAACGATGCGCAAGTTAGCATCCTTGTTCCAGTTACGTGGCTCGTATTCAATGGCATCATAACCAACCGTCACAACCAAGTCTGATTGCGCCAACAATTGGTCACCCACTTGGTTACGGAAGAATCCGATACGTCCAAAGAACGTCTTCTCTTCCAAATCACGTGAGATAACACCAGCACCTTGGTACGTCTCAACAACCGGCAAAGTCGTTTGCGTCAACAATTCGTGCAAAGCATCCGTCGTTGCATCGTCAGAACCACGGGCACCGACCAACAAAACAGGCATTTCTGCTTGCTTGATTTGTTCAGCCAACCAAGCAATGTCATCAATCGCAGCTGAACCCATACGGGCAGGAGCTACTTGTGGCAATGCCTTGGCGTCAACAACCGCATCATCAACGTCTTGTGGCAATGAAACGAAAGCTGCTCCTGGCTTTGGACCATTAGCTTGTGCAATCGCATTAGACAAGATTTCTGAAATGTTGTTTGGGTCTTGAATTTCAACAGAGTAATTCGTAATTGGCTCAAACAAAGCAGCTGCTGGCGTGCTTTGGTGCGTCAAACGGTACAAATCCTTACGTGGCACTTGACCACCAATGGCCAAAACGGGATCGTTTTCAGCGCTAGCCGTCATCAAACCTGATGCCAAGTTTCCAACTCCAGGACCTGACGTTGCGATAACAACACCAGTCTTACCAGTAATACGGGCAAAACCTTGAGCCATAAAGGCAGCGTTTTGTTCGTGACGCGTAACAACCAACTTTGGTGAAACTGCGCCTTCAGCTGGGTGCTCCAAAGTTTCAAACAAACGGTCAATCTTGGCACCTGGAATACCAAATACCAAATCAACGCCGTGGTTGTTCAAACTGTCGACAACTAAGTCGGCACCGTACTTCTTAATCTCAGACATGCGTTTTTGTACCTCTTCAAATAATTGCTTTACATACTTAATAATTTGTATTGTACGCTTTCTTTTTGGAAATGAGTAGTCATAAACCTTCTTGTGAAATTAAGCATAAGAAACTAGCCCCAGTTTAATAACAATAAGCATTTTAAAGTTTTTGAGTTTGTGAAATTTCGGCAAGCAGTACAAAAAAATGGTGAACCCAAGCGGATTCACCATTTCTAATGTTTGATAATTAAGCTTCCAAACGTGCGAAGCCACCTTCAGCGACTTCCTTCAACGTCTTAGCTGAAGCAGCCATCTTAGCAGCTTCTTCTTCTGACAACGTTGCTTCAACAACAGCTTCAACACCGTTTGCACCGATAACGGCTGGCGTTCCGATGTAGATGTCGTTCAAACCGTATTGACCGTCCATCCAAGCACCAACAGGCAATACCATCTTCTCATCACGGAAGATAGCACGCGTGATGCGAGCCAATGACGTTCCGATTCCGTAGAACGTTGCGCCCTTACGGTTGATGATTTCGTATGCCTTGTGGGCAGTCTCGTACAAGATTTGGTCCAAATCTTCGTCTGAGATACCTGCTTCTGCAGCCCAAACCTTCAAAGGACGTCCACCGATTTGCGCTTCGTCAAAGTTAGCGAACTCTGAGTCACCGTGCTCACCCAAGATGTAAGCATCAACGGCTTCTGGAGAAACGTTGAACTTCTTAGCCAATGCCATACGCAAACGTGCAGTGTCCAATGACGTACCTGATCCGAATACACGGTTCTTTGGGAAACCAGAGAACTTTTGTACGGCCATCGTCAAGATGTCAACTGGGTTAGCAGCAACCAAGAAGATACCGTTAAATCCTGATTCAACGATTGGTGACACGATTGACTTGATGATCTTCAAGTTCTTGTCAACCAAGTCCAAACGCGTCTCACCTGGCTTTTGTGGGGCACCGGCCGTAATAACAACCAAATCGGCGTCCTTAGCATCGTCGTATGAACCTGAGTAAACGTTCTTGTTGAACGTCCAAGGAGCAGCGTCCTCCAAGTCCAATGCGTCACCTTCAGTGCGCTCCTTCATAATGTCAACGATAACCAATTCCTCGGCGATACCTTGTTGCATCAAAGCAAATGCGTATGATGATCCAACCGCACCGTCTCCGACAAGAACAACCTTTTGGTGGTGTTGTGCCATGATTATATTCCTCCACGTACCTGATATAAGTTTTAATTCTTATTAAGTTTATCACAAACAACAAAGGTTGTGAATGTTTTGTGAAAACTAGGTGTCCCGTAAATGGTGCGGTCCAAAATCGTGATAAAAAAGCGCTTGTGAAACAATTATTCACAAGCGCTTTCAAGCATTAAATTGTATTTGGACTGTATTCCTTGGCTTGATTATCCTCAGATGCCCAAACCTTGTCGATTTCATCGTAGTAGAGATTATCCGTTGGCTTAACCACAATGTGTTGTGCCTTGGTATCACCATTCACTTGGAAAGTTTCTTCTACAAAGAGACGCTTCTCGTAAACGTCGTGCAAGTGTGCCACGCACTCTTGCTCTTCGTTATCATAAGTAAACATGTTGGCATTAATTTGATTGCGAACAATGAAGCTAACACCAATTGTCAACGCAAGCATCGACAAAATGACCGTTGCTAAATTAGCGATCAACACTGGCCAGTAGCCACTCACTGCCAAGAAGTGATACTTAGAATTTGGCGTTAATGCCAAGTAAACTTGGAACAGCAAAATCAAAAATGGCACTGCCGTAATCGTCCAAGCTAGAATCATCATCAATGTTTGGCGCACACGCAACCATGTGCGGCGTTTCTTTTCCAAACCAGTCTCTTTTGTATCTTTATCTAGGTAAGTGTCGTAAACCAACGTCTTATCAAAGCTGTTCTTCTCTACCATATTCTCCCCCTCGCCGTGCGGCTGATGTCATCACGGATAACATCAACCGTCTCATTCGGCTTAAATCGATAGCGGTTCACAATCTTATAAAATTGGAAAACCGGTGTATCGATAATTAAATCTTCGCGATCATCAACTGACTGCATGAAATCTACGATATCTTGCGTTGTCTTAAATGCCCCAACACGAACGTTCATCAATACTGCATAAATAATTTTTTCAGAAGTAATTGCACGCATTGGCAATCCTTCACTTGCGTATATCGCTTGAATTTCCATGATGTAATCGTTAGACAACTTAATATCATCGATCAACGCATTCAATTCATTGGCATGCTTCGCAAGAGCATGCCCCGAGTAAATTCGGGCAATTGGGCGACCAATCAGATAAAGGCCCAACCCGAATCCCATGACACCAATAGCTAGCATGATGACCATGTTATCTTGTTTACCAAGCAAAGCATGCATCAGAGTAGTCCCCCAATACAAGTACATTGCGACAATGGCAATCACCAGCGCCAAGCTATCAGCCAATCGATTAGCGACTTGGCTAATGCGATGAACGCGACCGTCCAACACATCACGCATTTCTTGCGTCGTTTGGTTGATGGTCTTATTCATCGTCAAAATCTGATTAAATTTTTCAATCCACTGATCCATCACTTGTCATCCTCCGTCCCGTCAAGGTTCGTTCTTTCAGGTGATGTCCAAGTACCACTACGTCCAACAATCAAACGATTGATGAAACGTGGAATGGCCAGTACTGTCGTAACTGGTGACAAAATCCAATAGGCCCAGACGTACCAACCAGCAAATCTGAAGTACTTATTGGTATCATCCCCAAGTTCCGACCCATAGTTAAGCGACCACCTCAATTGCAACATTCCAAAGATAAATTGGAAAATAACCAAAGCTGAAGCCACCGTCGTGAAGACGTATAACTTCTCCCACGAGAAATCTACGAAAATATAGAAGAATGTGATGATCATCGAGGCCACCCAGAATAGTGACCAGATGGTTGAAATGATGTTATCCAACAACAAGAAAATCA harbors:
- a CDS encoding L-lactate dehydrogenase, whose amino-acid sequence is MAQHHQKVVLVGDGAVGSSYAFALMQQGIAEELVIVDIMKERTEGDALDLEDAAPWTFNKNVYSGSYDDAKDADLVVITAGAPQKPGETRLDLVDKNLKIIKSIVSPIVESGFNGIFLVAANPVDILTMAVQKFSGFPKNRVFGSGTSLDTARLRMALAKKFNVSPEAVDAYILGEHGDSEFANFDEAQIGGRPLKVWAAEAGISDEDLDQILYETAHKAYEIINRKGATFYGIGTSLARITRAIFRDEKMVLPVGAWMDGQYGLNDIYIGTPAVIGANGVEAVVEATLSEEEAAKMAASAKTLKEVAEGGFARLEA
- a CDS encoding NlpC/P60 family protein codes for the protein MPYEISETNVRHLNDMGKVDAELQFAMPGEETLFRITNSFFAQRMQGARVQQTLMEMIMDKLRQNFWPVINRVVGVPYQNGGINLATGFDATGLNIYFYNHVYGLSLPGDITKQINIFNEVPADQAILGDMLVWGGKMMPTSVGIYIGGGRYITADLMTGKVVQRTIDYNWQPDMVLSVR
- a CDS encoding zinc-binding alcohol dehydrogenase family protein, translating into MTEFMDAVVTTANENAPLAVMNIPVPELAEKDVLVKVAAVAVNPVDAKQRDAAVTSNATRVLGFDAVGEVVAVGEKATKFKVGDRIFYAGQLGRVGSNATFQAVNEDLAALAPEKMSDAEAAALPLTFLTAYELLADKFGLEVAENAASGKALLVINGAGGVGSIMIQLAKWMGMTVIASASREETVTWVKSLGADYVVNHRDDYVAEMHMLGFDTVPYIAILHAPEPHFEQAAELIGAFGHIGAIVESVDPMPVGLIKNKAASLDWEFMFAKASYNVDMASQGDALALAAQLADKGTLRSTLTETMNGMTAENILAAQEKVAAGAVNGKLAIVF
- a CDS encoding dUTP diphosphatase, with the protein product MERGFAVVKKYADANLNLPQRATRRAAGYDFEAAEDFVLPSIWKLPFVKILVHLATKQELTATDYEEANAVLKPLLVPTGIKAYMGENEYLMIANRSSSPLKRGMILPNGVGIIDADYVDNDKNEGEIFIQMTNWGLRDVHIKKGERIGQGIFMPFLVTDNDKLQEKKERTGGFGSSGVN
- a CDS encoding LysM peptidoglycan-binding domain-containing protein; translated protein: MNASVKNTLLVTAGAAATLAGSAVAVSADSITVKAGDTLYALAAAHNTTVADLVSANGLSNANMIFVGQQLQLPGSNNNNAASNNANNNAANPAATGTYTVKAGDSLWAIANNHGMNLSELLSLNGLQMSSTIHPGDTLKLSGQPAADNNNQTSNDSQADSSANTQAPASNGQYTVKAGDSLWAIANSHGMSLTDLLNLNGLQATSMIHPGDILRVSGDASSANTDNNASASQNNDEANNNDYTNSGSVSTTNNTYPYGQCTWYAKGHLDWVGNWWGNAADWTTSAVNAGHHVDSTPSAGSVIWFTPGVGGVSVYGHVGVVESVNADGTITISEGNYAPGMLYHQRTISPAGHLFIHK
- the alsS gene encoding acetolactate synthase AlsS, coding for MSEIKKYGADLVVDSLNNHGVDLVFGIPGAKIDRLFETLEHPAEGAVSPKLVVTRHEQNAAFMAQGFARITGKTGVVIATSGPGVGNLASGLMTASAENDPVLAIGGQVPRKDLYRLTHQSTPAAALFEPITNYSVEIQDPNNISEILSNAIAQANGPKPGAAFVSLPQDVDDAVVDAKALPQVAPARMGSAAIDDIAWLAEQIKQAEMPVLLVGARGSDDATTDALHELLTQTTLPVVETYQGAGVISRDLEEKTFFGRIGFFRNQVGDQLLAQSDLVVTVGYDAIEYEPRNWNKDANLRIVALDTAAVQIDNNFTPERQLVGALADTLSVLKDKVAGYELPVASQNKLAELKAALRAADEPKYTPADAGLNHPLNVIKSLQNHMTDEMTLTSDIGSHYLWLGRHFKSYVPRHFLISNGMQTLGVGLPWAMVAAMVRPNAKAVSVSGDGGFFFSGVELATAVQMNLNTVHIVWQDNHHYDMVKFQEEMKYDGKSAGVKIADIDIVKFAEAAGAKGLRVDTPDQLDAVLDEAFATEGPVVVEVPVDYSHNYELMSQLIESEI
- the radA gene encoding DNA repair protein RadA — encoded protein: MAKTKTQFVCSNCGYVSQRYMGRCANCGAWGTFVEEVVQPEKADRKSRVNLAGQIARVERLGEVSIEETPRVDTSIDEFNRVLGGGVVPGSMVLIGGDPGIGKSTLLLQVSSQLANHGGTILYVAGEESASQIKLRAERLGVKGDADFFLYPETDMTQIRKAIDETKPDYVIIDSIQTMQQPDVSSAVGSVAQIRETTAELLQIAKTNGITIFIVGHVTKDGAIAGPKILEHMVDTVLYFEGDNQRSFRLLRAVKNRFGSTNELGVFEMNESGLAEVTNPSGLFLEERLDDASGSAVVIAMEGSRPILVEVQALVTPTVFGNAQRTASGIDRNRISLLMAVLEKRANLLLQNQDAYVRAAGGVKLDEPAIDLAIAIAIASSYRDKGTRPTDAFVGEIGLTGEIRRVPNVVDRILEAKKLGFKRVFVPKHAVDMMKEISGIQVIGVATLTDALRLALD
- a CDS encoding GNAT family N-acetyltransferase; its protein translation is MEFTKEPGRLFHETDGELDAEILFPEINDGQTWSIDHTYVNPSLRGQGIAGQMLAEVVSMAEEAGVTLRPVCSYARKAFFMNPEYQKIQAKG
- the budA gene encoding acetolactate decarboxylase; its protein translation is MAVVFQHSTLAALMAGLLGGTMRAGDLLEHGDTGIGTLHGVDGEVIILDGEVYQADQTGKVNHITDMDAMIPFATVHNNNDATETVTLQNVDMDHINVIDERKLANNFSAIVLRGDFEHVKVRVAPKASEPFPSLLELSENQPVFDRDNVSGTLVGYYSPELYHGVVAAGWHVHFLSDDREFGGHVLEFNAKELSGELTIFADYELHLPIENKAFREHSLDMNGLDDAIHAAEGSKKD